One region of Halohasta litchfieldiae genomic DNA includes:
- a CDS encoding RAD55 family ATPase, translated as MSRRLSTGIDVLDRQLDGGIPTGSIVLFSADPASQSELLLYEVTAVRMALYLTTIRSDQAVQDALDRTSRYTKVGEPTIRDIGVEAPLDQGNKLLGTLPTESTLIIDTLDPLERQEASRYRYFLNQLQTQMRNTESIAILHAMDGRSVPELRDVTEHMADVVFHLNTEIQGTEIVNRLSVPKFRGGRALDETIKLKLSTGVSIDTSRDIA; from the coding sequence ATGAGCAGACGCCTCTCGACGGGTATCGACGTGCTCGACCGGCAGCTCGACGGGGGGATTCCAACCGGGAGTATCGTGCTGTTTTCTGCGGACCCAGCCAGCCAGTCGGAGCTGTTGTTGTACGAGGTAACTGCGGTTCGGATGGCACTGTATCTCACCACGATTCGGTCGGATCAGGCCGTCCAAGACGCGCTGGACCGGACCAGCCGGTATACGAAGGTCGGCGAGCCAACGATCCGGGATATCGGCGTCGAGGCTCCGCTCGATCAGGGCAACAAGCTACTGGGCACCCTGCCCACGGAGTCGACGCTGATTATCGACACGCTTGATCCCTTGGAGCGCCAAGAAGCCAGCCGCTACCGCTACTTTCTCAACCAGCTCCAGACCCAGATGCGGAACACCGAGAGCATCGCGATTCTGCATGCGATGGACGGTCGGTCAGTGCCGGAGCTTCGGGATGTGACCGAGCATATGGCCGATGTCGTTTTCCACCTCAATACGGAGATTCAGGGGACAGAAATCGTCAACCGGCTCTCAGTGCCCAAGTTCCGCGGTGGCCGCGCGCTCGACGAGACGATCAAGCTCAAACTGTCGACCGGCGTCTCCATCGACACGAGTCGGGATATCGCCTAA